One region of Falco rusticolus isolate bFalRus1 unplaced genomic scaffold, bFalRus1.pri scaffold_77_arrow_ctg1, whole genome shotgun sequence genomic DNA includes:
- the LOC119142173 gene encoding uncharacterized protein LOC119142173, whose product MRVSTVTVGVFKGREPWGVHSQKSDSLRRQHLPWVTMAGQRQTPPKMPTHEEANTRPQHQSRLPRLQTLHQVGHGQPQAAAPSESSSQSREAASRPRQLVPSPRVCCGEWDAAGRMQSCRRAPCSPTANTTAAQETNRCLLRDSESSMMLVERARRDQVRAARSSKAPAPKPVHDPHEHGSTSAAGRVSVPASMGTRHVGPGHQARAVQQGSKAPVGRYKCILIGKSVRSQRRVRRMPEDMTNVADCSRKEEDPQKLKSRFLAHSQHRRRGSPAGSPASMAAHVRGKHWAKAERALVPQVPKNHPGALSKLGCWEDISTKELSQEEDIKNHSTRVNPLFPELQEGPCRPRSSGTHAAGVTAGHQQDASPDQARSTNTEPAAAALAAAAEEEEQRSPLAPTEQEAAKAPASLFSKQGTAAQTGSQAPAPHSPTAHTVALQDTAQWDISEVLLKKPAEEQDSESSMMLVERARTDQVGATRSSKALAPKPVHDPHEHGNTSTAGRVSVPTSMGTRLVGPGHQARAVQQGSQAPVGRYKCILIGKSVRSQRRARRMPEDMTHVADCSRKEEDMQKLKSRFLAHSQQRRRGSPAGSPASMAAHVRGKHWAKAERALVPQVPKNHPGALAKLDSWEDISTKELSQEEDIKIHSIWDAAQWDVSEVRHKRPAEKQDSKSSMMLVERARRDQVRATRSSKAPAPKPVHDPHEHGSTSAAGRVSVPASMGTRHVGPGHQARAVQQGSKAPVGHDKCILIGKSVRSQRRVRRMPEDMTHVADCSRKEEDPQKLKSRFLAHSQHRRRGSPAGSPASMAAHVRGKHWAKAERALVPQVPKNHPGALAKLDSWEDISTKELSQEEDIKIYSIWDAAWWDMSDVLHELEAVIQERSQQLVEQRHSAQSMDAAMAVKPRAATEDSESTLAAEPRGEPSTASPVPDECQDGEHMASPMSGDHPGEASAAIISPAAHDHEGAFLLPENAVDNTATPHLAPAAENGDNETACPLPWEPWHQEAPGVLAKEDDKWEDISLELFQDPHAVPPEGQAASEQSGNTSPCSGSRDEPEDEPGTSESSAASARAGPVRLSRRPAPRPGRQDCVQRGWPFPGHPSLGKALGGGEQAGPCPLPAQPLAYSSPSSTGIAALPHTPARRRRPSLFRRVLRALRRAFSCTCITAQREQQRPAASGAHEGAGCP is encoded by the exons ATGCGGGTCTCCACGGTGACCGTGGGGGTATTTAAGGGGCGAGAGCCCTGGGGTGTCCACTCCCAGAAGAGCGACTCCCTCAGgaggcagcatctcccctggGTGACCATGGCAGGTCAGCGGCAGACGCCGCCAAAGATGCCCACGCATGAGGAGGCGAACACCCGCCCCCAGcaccagagcaggctgcccaggctgcagacCCTGCACCAG GTGGGCCATGGGCAgccgcaggcagcagcaccttccGAATCTTCTTCCCAGAGCAGGGAAGCTGCCAGCAGACCCCGACAGCTTGTCCCATCTCCTCGGGTCTGCTGTGGTGAGTGGGATGCAGCCGGCaggatgcagagctgcaggcgTGCCCcatgcagccccacagccaacACCACAGCTGCACAGGAGACAAACCGGTGCCTTTTGAGGGattcagaaagcagcatgatGCTGGTGGAAAGGGCAAGAAGAGATCAGGTCcgggcagccaggagcagcaaggCCCCTGCACCTAAGCCCGTGCATGACCCCCATGAACACGGgagcaccagtgctgctggcagggtgtcTGTGCCAGCTTCCATGGGTACGAGGCATGTGGGGCCAGGGCACCAGGCACGAGCAGTACAGCAAGGCTCCAAAGCACCAGTGGGACGCTACAAGTGCATCCTCATAGGCAAGTCGGTGCGGAGCCAACGGAGGGTCCGTAGGATGCCTGAGGATATGACAAATGTGGCAGACTGctccaggaaggaggaggatcCGCAGAAGCTGAAGTCGAGATTCCTggcccacagccagcacaggaggAGGGGAAGTCCTGCAGGAAGTCCTGCAAGCATGGCAGCCCATGTCCGCGGGAAGCACTGGGCGAAGGCAGAAAGGGCCTTAGTCCCACAAGTGCCAAAGAACCACCCAGGGGCCCTGTCCAAGCTTGGTTGCTGGGAAGATATCAGCACCAAAGAACTGTCCCAAGAAGAGGACATCAAGAACCACAGCACAAGGGTCAACCCTTTGTTCCCAGAGCTCCAGGAGGGGCCCTGCCGTCCCAGAAGCTCTGGCACACACGCGGCAGGAGTCACAGCTGGGCACCAGCAGGATGCGTCTCCTGACCAGGCACGTTCCACAAACAccgagccagcagctgctgccctggctgcagctgctgaggaagaggagcagcgcTCGCCACTCGCTCCCACAGAACAGGAGGCGGCGAAGGCACCGGCTTCTCTCTTCAgcaagcagggcacagcagcacagacagggagTCAGGCacctgccccacacagccccacagcccacacCGTGGCTCTGCAGGACACAGCTCAGTGGGACATAAGCGAGGTCCTGCTCAAGAAGCCAGCGGAAGAGCAGGACTCAGAAAGCAGCATGATGCTGGTGGAAAGGGCAAGAACAGATCAGGTCGGGGCAACCAGGAGCAGCAAGGCCCTTGCACCTAAGCCCGTGCATGACCCTCATGAACATGGGAACACCAGTACTGCTGGCAGGGTGTCTGTGCCAACTTCCATGGGTACGCGGCTTGTGGGGCCAGGGCACCAGGCACGAGCAGTACAGCAAGGCTCCCAAGCACCAGTGGGACGCTACAAGTGCATCCTCATAGGCAAGTCGGTGCGGAGCCAACGGAGGGCCCGTAGGATGCCTGAGGATATGACACATGTGGCAGACTGctccaggaaggaggaggataTGCAGAAGCTGAAGTCGAGATTCCTGGCCCACAgccagcagaggaggaggggaagtcCTGCAGGAAGTCCTGCAAGCATGGCAGCCCATGTCCGCGGGAAGCACTGGGCGAAGGCAGAAAGGGCCTTAGTCCCACAAGTGCCAAAGAACCACCCAGGGGCCCTGGCCAAGCTTGATAGCTGGGAAGATATCAGCACCAAAGAACTGTCCCAAGAAGAGGACATCAAGATCCACAGCATCTGG GACGCAGCTCAGTGGGACGTAAGTGAGGTCCGGCACAAGAGGCCAGCGGAAAAGCAGGActcaaaaagcagcatgatGCTGGTGGAAAGGGCAAGAAGAGATCAGGTCCGGGCAACCAGGAGCAGCAAGGCCCCTGCACCTAAGCCCGTGCATGACCCCCATGAACACGGgagcaccagtgctgctggcagggtgtcTGTGCCAGCTTCCATGGGTACGAGGCATGTGGGGCCAGGGCACCAGGCACGAGCAGTACAGCAAGGCTCCAAAGCACCAGTGGGACACGACAAGTGCATCCTCATAGGCAAGTCGGTGCGGAGCCAACGGAGGGTCCGTAGGATGCCTGAGGATATGACACATGTGGCAGACTGctccaggaaggaggaggatcCGCAGAAGCTGAAGTCGAGATTCCTggcccacagccagcacaggaggAGGGGAAGTCCTGCAGGAAGTCCTGCAAGCATGGCAGCCCATGTCCGCGGGAAGCACTGGGCGAAGGCAGAAAGGGCCTTAGTCCCACAAGTGCCAAAGAACCACCCAGGGGCCCTGGCCAAGCTTGATAGCTGGGAAGATATCAGCACCAAAGAACTGTCCCAGGAAGAGGACATCAAGATCTACAGTATCTGG GACGCAGCTTGGTGGGACATGAGTGATGTCCTGCACGAGCTTGAGGCTGTGATCCAAGAAcgcagccagcagctggtggaACAGCGGCACTCAGCACAAAGCATGGATGCGGCGATGGCAGTAAAACCACGTGCAGCAACTGAGGATAGCGAGTCTACATTGGCTGCAGAGCCTCGgggagagcccagcacagcctctcctgTCCCAGACGAATGCCAGGATGGAGAACACATGGCTTCTCCCATGTCTGGAGACCATCCAGGAGAGGCTAGTGCAGCCATCATCTCCCCGGCAGCACACGATCATGAAGGGGCTTTTTTGTTGCCTGAAAATGCTGTGGACAACACCGCCACaccacaccttgccccagcagcagagaacgGAGACAATGAGACAGCTTGTCCCCTGCCTTGGGAGCCTTGGCACCAG GAGGCGCCAGGGGTCTTGGCCAAGGAGGACGACAAGTGGGAAGACATCAGCCTGGAGCTCTTCCAGGACCCCCACGCTGTTCCCCCGGAGGGCCAGGCAGCCTCCGAGCAGAGTGGTAACACATCGCCCTGCTCCGGCTCCAGGGATGAGCCCGAGGATGAGCCAGGTACGTCCGAGTCGAGCGCTGCCTCGGCCAGGGCAGGCCCGGTCCGGCTGTCCCGGCGCCCTGCACCCAGGCCAGGGCGGCAGGACTGCGTGCAGAGGGGCTGGCCGTTCCCTGGACACCCCTCCCTGGGGAAAGCCCTCggtggtggggagcaggcaggaccTTGCCCATTACCTGCCCAGCCCCTTGCCTACAGCTCTCCTTCTTCCACAGGCATCGCCGCCCTGCCGCACACCCCAGCTCGACGGCGACGGCCCTCCCTCTTCCGCAGGGTGCTCAGGGCTCTGCGCAGGGCTTTCTCCTGTACCTGCATCACGGCACAGCGAGAGCAGCAGCGCCCTGCTGCCAGCGGGGCCCATGAAGGTGCCGGCTGCCCCTGA